In the genome of Quercus robur chromosome 3, dhQueRobu3.1, whole genome shotgun sequence, one region contains:
- the LOC126718940 gene encoding uncharacterized protein LOC126718940 yields the protein MGTKVQFKSYWPGYYPMRDLNENSNSCSWPHYYGDKTIANGQYYNGFLPRASTDLYPPYDKDELKKTMLEHEEIFKNQVNELHRLYRIQRDLMDEFRRKDLHKNRMPIEASLSSSPLASQITSEDARRWHVPSFPMVNSACARPSVTGAEDIHSPMSSMKGHSAQGGHFPSQNGGISKDLEMQDSRPTKVRRKMFDLQLPADEYIDTEEGEQFSEEKVSAMSGSISNRNHKVAPENGVKLFRDNGGKTGFQGDALTSDSRLKSRNGLADLNEPIQLEETNASGYVDLLGRGACHQEIQGPDMSARPNSQLLSLPKGISLNSHHGSNNGTRDNRHLENNGNAKGWFSHVLEAGNGKSNMKSTSQGLQPEISSQPLQVLLNKAHEPSAYYLTDQSKAGLWSERTVCGLDMTDRSHEISSTKHLGSTVASHIPSPYPIAPSDLSKSWSHSVSSWEKSSSNLSQKSMSVQKQPYLNSSATLSKSSQSSVQSNGFLGDAWHLKSNSRCNPGFGNEFPNGSGFYQGSSSGSKELPIHLSSISYQNCSNDNNRAPAQLINNGLAKYYKDSDCTDMKSVKDENYVVLSNSSTNKVPPQQGFDGGQRHEDHPAALPWLRPNFAPKNEASNAGRISNKEDLSFLQSSPNQLPNKNEIGKGANQIFTQNVKSFSCSNDVEVKRIEIGDYPSNKKILGFPIFEKSHISKNESYSFTSPSVSLPLLSEGEVVENNGKNRVLDINLPCEPAVPDLGNQIATEILIKDKKRDANVSSLRHNIDLNSCISDDEASLAPSTPSARVKISAGIDLEAPVVVDAEEDVIPEEAAEKQHDPPLPSPKHKAEKPLDELMVVAAEAMIAISSSVLHSQIDNATCNQSESSMMDRLNWFVEIVSSCGDDIESKFDTLLRVKDGEDNEESSSEGSDYFESMTLKLMDTKEEDYMPKPLVPENLKLEDTGTTLVPNRPRKGQARRGRQRRDFQRDILPGLASLSRHEVTEDLQTFGGLMRATGHLWHSGLTRRSSTRNGCGRGRRRSVASSSPTVPTSPACTPLIQQLNNIEVGLEDRSLTGWGKTTRRPRRQRCPAGNPPSIPLT from the exons ATGGGAACAAAAGTGCAGTTTAAAAGTTATTGGCCAGGATATTATCCAATGAGGGATCTGAATGAGAATTCTAACAGTTGTAGCTGGCCCCACTATTATGGAGATAAAACAATAGCAAATGGGCAGTATTATAATGGCTTTTTGCCGAGAGCTTCCACAGATCTATATCCACCTTATGATAAGGATGAATTGAAGAAGACAATGCTTGAGCATGAGGAAATATTCAAAAATCAg GTGAATGAACTGCATCGCCTTTACAGAATACAGAGGGATTTGATGGATGAATTCAGGAGGAAAGATCTACATAAAAACCGGATGCCTATTGAGGCATCATTATCATCAAGTCCCTTAGCATCTCAAATTACATCTGAAGACGCTAGGAGATGGCATGTCCCCAGCTTCCCTATGGTGAACTCTGCTTGTGCTAGACCATCTGTTACAGGTGCTGAGGATATTCATTCTCCTATGAGTTCAATGAAAGGACACAGTGCACAAGGTGGTCATTTTCCATCCCAAAATGGGGGCATTTCAAAGGATTTAGAGATGCAGGATTCCAGACCCACAAAGgttagaagaaaaatgtttgatCTCCAACTTCCAGCTGATGAATACATTGATACTGAAGAAGGGGAACAGTTCAGCGAAGAAAAAGTATCTGCCATGTCAGGTAGTATTTCTAATAGAAATCATAAAGTTGCTCCTGAGAATGGTGTAAAGCTGTTTCGTGACAATGGTGGGAAGACTGGCTTTCAAGGAGATGCTTTGACATCTGATTCACGTTTAAAGAGCAGAAATGGTTTGGCTGACTTAAATGAGCCTATTCAGCTTGAAGAAACAAATGCTTCTGGATATGTTGATCTTCTGGGCCGTGGTGCCTGTCACCAGGAGATTCAAGGCCCTGATATGTCTGCTAGACCAAACTCACAGCTTCTAAGTTTGCCAAAGGGAATTTCACTCAACTCCCATCATGGAAGCAATAATGGGACTCGAGACAACCGGCACTTAGAGAACAATGGAAATGCAAAAGGATGGTTTTCCCATGTGCTTGAAGCAG GGAATGGGAAAAGCAACATGAAATCTACTTCTCAAGGTCTTCAACCTGAAATATCTTCCCAACCCTTGCAAGTTTTGCTAAACAAAGCTCATGAACCTTCTGCTTACTATCTAACTGATCAAAGCAAGGCAGGATTGTGGAGTGAAAGAACAGTTTGTGGTTTGGATATGACTGATAGAAGTCATGAGATCTCCAGTACTAAGCATCTGGGGTCAACTGTGGCCTCTCATATACCTAGTCCATATCCTATTGCTCCTTCCGACTTGTCCAAGTCTTGGTCTCACTCGGTTTCATCTTGGGAAAAATCAAGTAGTAACTTAAGCCAGAAGTCAATGTCAGTTCAAAAACAACCATATTTGAACTCATCTGCTACCTTGAGTAAGAGTTCTCAATCATCAGTTCAAAGCAATGGATTTTTGGGAGATGCCTGGCATCTAAAGAGCAATTCTAGATGTAACCCAGGTTTTGGAAACGAATTTCCTAACGGAAGTGGATTTTACCAAGGGTCCTCATCCGGCTCGAAGGAACTACCGATTCACCTTTCATCAATCAGCTACCAGAACTGCAGTAATGATAATAATAGAGCTCCTGCCCAGTTGATTAATAATGGTTTAGCAAAGTACTATAAAGATTCAGATTGCACAGACATGAAATCTGTAAAAGACGAGAACTATGTGGTGCTTTCAAACAGTTCAACCAACAAAGTACCTCCACAGCAAGGTTTTGATGGAGGACAAAGGCATGAAGACCATCCTGCAGCCTTGCCATGGCTAAGACCTAATTTTGCTCCTAAGAATGAGGCCTCCAATGCCGGGAGGATTTCAAACAAAGAGGATCTGAGTTTCTTGCAATCCTCACCAAACCAGTTGcccaacaaaaatgaaattggaAAGGGGGCTAATCAAATTTTTACCCAGAATGTAAAATCATTTTCATGTTCTAATGATGTTGAAGTGAAGAGGATTGAAATAGGTGACTACCCAAGTAATAAGAAAATTCTTGGGTTTCCCATCTTTGAAAAGTCTCATATTTCTAAGAATGAGTCTTATTCTTTCACCTCCCCTTCTGTGTCCCTTCCTCTCCTATCAGAAGGTGAAGTTGTGGAGAATAATGGGAAGAATAGAGTCCTTGATATAAACTTGCCTTGTGAACCTGCAGTTCCTGACTTGGGCAATCAGATAGCAACAGAAATTCTGATTAAAGATAAGAAAAGAGATGCAAACGTTTCCAGTCTCAGACATAACATTGATTTGAATTCCTGTATAAGTGATGATGAAGCATCCTTGGCACCTTCTACTCCAAGCGCTCGTGTGAAGATTTCAGCAGGGATAGACTTAGAAGCCCCTGTAGTTGTTGATGCTGAGGAGGATGTCATTCCTGAAGAAGCTGCAGAAAAGCAGCATGATCCTCCTTTACCATCTCCAAAACACAAAGCTGAGAAGCCATTGGATGAACTTATGGTGGTAGCAGCTGAGGCAATGATTGCCATCTCATCATCTGTTCTGCACAGTCAGATTGATAATGCCACTTGCAATCAATCAGAATCTTCTATGATGGACCGTCTTAATTGGTTTGTGGAGATAGTTTCCTCATGCGGAGATGACATTGAGAGCAAGTTCGATACTCTTTTGAGAGTCAAAGATGGTGAGGATAATGAAGAATCTTCCTCTGAAGGGAGTGATTACTTTGAGTCCATGACATTAAAACTAATGGATACTAAGGAAGAAGATTATATGCCTAAACCTCTGGTTCCTGAAAACCTAAAGCTGGAGGACACTGGAACCACTTTAGTACCAAATCGGCCAAGGAAGGGCCAGGCAAGGAGAGGGAGGCAGCGGAGGGACTTCCAAAGGGACATCCTTCCAGGCCTTGCTTCTCTGTCAAGGCATGAGGTAACAGAAGATCTTCAGACATTTGGGGGGCTGATGCGAGCAACAGGTCATTTGTGGCATTCAGGATTGACAAGGAGGAGCTCTACTAGAAATGGGTGTGGAAGGGGGAGGCGGCGGTCAGTGGCAAGCTCCTCACCTACCGTGCCAACAAGCCCCGCTTGCACTCCGCTGATACAGCAGCTTAATAATATTGAAGTGGGACTGGAGGATAGAAGCCTAACAGGGTGGGGGAAGACAACTAGACGACCCCGCCGGCAAAGATGCCCTGCAGGTAATCCTCCATCTATCCCTTTAACCTGA
- the LOC126718941 gene encoding pentatricopeptide repeat-containing protein At2g03380, mitochondrial, translated as MKLISTLRTHVSLSLTKYLHFPWRTLTYATTHHYHQQPLSEPPELAHAVASMHSISSYPWFPLLGICRNIDSLKKVHGLLIVHGLTGELPCDTKLVSMYGSFGYVENARLVFDKIENPDFYSWKVMIRWYFLNDLYEDIIGFFTCLRKCLIECDNVVFSIVLKACCELRNVNEGRKVHCQIVKVGSPDSFVLTALVDMYAKCGEVGSSREVFDEILDRNVVSWTSMIVGYVQNDCPEEGLVLFNRMREGLVEGNEFTVGSLVTACTKLRALHQGKWVHGYVIKNGIEFNSFLATALLDMYVKCGDVRDARSVFDELSVIDLVSWTAMIVGYAQCGHPSEALKLFMDEEWVDILPNSVTASSVLSACGQLGNLDLGRSVHGLGIKLGLGDPTVRNTLIDMYAKCHAVRDARYIFEAVMVKDVITWNSIISGYSQVGSAYEALELFHQMRSDSISPDAVTLVSVLSACASLSALGVGSSLHAFSIKGGLQSSGVYVGTALLNFYAKCGDVKSARIVFDGMAEKNSITWSAMIGGYGMQGDGSGSLALFSDMLKENLELNEVIFTTILSACSHTGMIGEGWRCFNLMCRDYNFVPSMKHYACMVDLLARAGRLEEALDFIENMPIQPEVSVFGSFLHGCGLHGRFDLGEVAIRKMLELHPNEACYYVLMCNLYASDGRWSQVNQVRELMKQRGLRKSPGCSQVEMDISDDYSLPKFASLR; from the coding sequence ATGAAACTGATCTCTACTTTGCGTACACACGTCTCTCTGAGTCTCACCAAATACCTTCACTTTCCATGGCGTACTCTCACCTATGCAACCACCCATCACTATCATCAGCAACCCTTATCAGAACCACCCGAACTAGCTCACGCCGTAGCTTCCATGCACTCCATCTCTTCATATCCGTGGTTTCCTCTTCTGGGTATTTGCCGAAACATCGATTCTCTCAAGAAAGTCCACGGCTTGCTCATTGTGCATGGCCTCACCGGTGAGCTTCCGTGCGATACTAAGTTGGTTAGTATGTATGGTTCATTTGGGTACGTTGAGAATGCGCGTTTGGTTTTTGATAAGATAGAGAACCCAGATTTTTATTCGTGGAAAGTGATGATCAGGTGGtattttttgaatgatttgTATGAGGACATTATTGGGTTCTTCACCTGTTTGAGAAAATGCCTCATAGAGTGTGATAATGTTGTGTTTTCGATTGTGTTGAAGGCGTGTTGTGAATTGAGGAATGTTAATGAGGGGAGGAAGGTACATTGCCAGATTGTTAAGGTTGGGAGCCCTGATAGTTTCGTGTTGACGGCTCTTGTGGATATGTATGCGAAATGTGGAGAGGTTGGGAGTTCTCGTGaggtgtttgatgaaattcTTGATCGAAATGTGGTTTCGTGGACGTCGATGATTGTGGGGTATGTGCAGAATGATTGTCCGGAAGAAGGGTTGGTCTTGTTTAATAGAATGAGAGAAGGGTTAGTTGAAGGAAATGAGTTTACCGTAGGGAGCTTAGTCACTGCATGTACGAAGTTAAGAGCTTTACATCAGGGGAAGTGGGTTCATGGGTATGTGATTAAAAATggtattgaatttaattctttCTTGGCGACTGCACTTCTAGACATGTATGTTAAGTGTGGGGATGTTAGAGATGCTCGTTCCGTCTTTGACGAGCTTTCTGTTATTGATCTTGTTTCATGGACAGCTATGATTGTTGGGTATGCACAGTGTGGTCATCCCAGTGAGGCATTAAAGTTGTTTATGGATGAGGAGTGGGTTGATATATTACCGAATTCGGTTACGGCTTCAAGTGTGCTTTCAGCATGTGGGCAGCTAGGCAATTTGGATTTGGGAAGGTCAGTTCATGGTCTGGGGATTAAGCTTGGGTTAGGTGATCCTACAGTGAGGAATACTCTTATCGATATGTATGCAAAATGCCATGCTGTCAGAGATGCTCGTTATATATTTGAAGCAGTTATGGTCAAGGACGTGATTACTTGGAACTCAATTATTTCAGGGTATTCCCAAGTTGGTTCTGCATATGAAGCTCTTGAACTCTTTCATCAAATGAGATCAGATTCTATCTCACCTGATGCGGTCACACTTGTTAGTGTTCTCTCAGCTTGTGCTTCCCTTAGTGCTCTTGGAGTCGGTTCTTCACTTCATGCTTTCTCCATAAAGGGGGGCTTACAATCATCTGGTGTCTATGTGGGCACTGCACTTCTAAACTTCTATGCCAAGTGTGGGGATGTGAAGTCTGCTCGTATAGTCTTTGATGGGATGGCAGAGAAGAACAGTATCACATGGAGTGCAATGATTGGTGGTTATGGAATGCAGGGGGATGGTAGTGGGTCCCTTGCACTTTTCAGTGATATgttgaaagaaaatttagagCTGAATGAAGTGATCTTTACAACTATATTATCAGCCTGTAGCCATACAGGGATGATTGGGGAGGGCTGGAGGTGTTTCAATTTGATGTGCCGGGACTATAATTTTGTTCCTTCCATGAAGCATTATGCATGTATGGTAGATCTATTAGCTCGTGCTGGCAGACTTGAAGAAGCCTTGGATTTTATTGAGAATATGCCAATTCAACCAGAAGTTAGTGTGTTTGGATCTTTTCTCCATGGATGTGGACTCCATGGAAGGTTTGATCTTGGAGAAGTGGCAATCCGcaaaatgctagagttacatCCTAATGAAGCTTGTTACTATGTCCTCATGTGTAACTTGTATGCTTCAGATGGAAGATGGAGTCAGGTTAATCAGGTGAGGGAGCTGATGAAGCAAAGAGGATTGAGGAAGTCCCCTGGGTGTAGCCAAGTGGAGATGGATATCAGTGATGATTACTCACTTCCCAAATTTGCATCGCTCCGGTAG